Proteins co-encoded in one Nitrospira sp. genomic window:
- a CDS encoding alkene reductase, whose translation MPTLFTPLQVGDILLPNRIVMAPLTRVRAGATHIPNDMMMDYYSQRASSGLIMTECTMVDAHACAFMGEGGIYSPAHVAGWRRVTDTVHAKGGRIFMQIWHPGRAAHSLLNEGEQPVSSSAKAIRNETTHTPQGAKPYEIPRALRTDEIPRYVEMFKSAAQNAQLAGFDGVQIHGAHGYLIDNFLRDGVNARTDAYGGSVPNRARFLLEVTDAAIGVWGAGRVAVRISPLVPFNDMGDSQPEALVTYVAQELNRRAIAFLEIRHENHALPEERAILAIARKHFQGALMTNGSYTRETGESTIASGAADAIVYGRPYIANPDLVERFAKQAPLNDVNYDRLYGGGSDGYSDYPALAG comes from the coding sequence ATGCCCACATTGTTTACCCCGCTCCAAGTTGGAGACATCCTCTTGCCCAACCGCATCGTCATGGCTCCCCTCACCCGTGTGCGGGCCGGGGCCACCCACATTCCCAACGACATGATGATGGACTATTACTCCCAACGCGCGTCGAGCGGACTCATCATGACGGAATGCACGATGGTCGATGCCCACGCCTGCGCCTTCATGGGGGAGGGCGGGATTTACAGCCCCGCGCACGTAGCCGGTTGGAGACGCGTGACAGATACGGTACATGCCAAGGGTGGCCGGATCTTCATGCAGATTTGGCATCCAGGCCGTGCCGCGCATTCGCTGTTGAATGAGGGTGAGCAGCCAGTTTCGAGCAGTGCCAAGGCGATCCGCAATGAAACGACCCATACCCCGCAGGGTGCCAAGCCCTACGAAATCCCTCGGGCGCTCCGCACTGACGAAATCCCACGCTATGTGGAGATGTTCAAATCTGCCGCGCAGAACGCACAGCTGGCCGGATTTGATGGGGTGCAAATCCATGGTGCGCACGGCTATCTGATCGATAACTTTCTGCGCGACGGCGTGAATGCGCGCACGGATGCCTACGGAGGCTCTGTTCCCAACCGTGCTCGATTCCTGCTGGAGGTAACTGATGCCGCCATCGGCGTCTGGGGCGCCGGACGTGTCGCCGTGCGCATATCACCGCTGGTCCCTTTCAATGATATGGGGGATAGCCAGCCCGAAGCTCTGGTGACCTATGTCGCACAGGAATTAAATCGGCGTGCGATCGCGTTTCTGGAAATTCGGCACGAGAACCACGCATTGCCTGAAGAGCGAGCCATCTTGGCAATCGCCCGCAAACATTTCCAGGGGGCATTGATGACCAACGGAAGCTATACCCGTGAGACCGGCGAATCGACGATTGCAAGTGGAGCAGCTGATGCGATTGTCTACGGACGGCCGTACATTGCGAATCCAGATCTGGTCGAACGCTTTGCCAAACAGGCTCCACTCAACGACGTCAACTACGATCGCCTCTACGGAGGCGGCTCAGACGGTTACAGCGACTACCCGGCATTGGCCGGATAA
- a CDS encoding cytotoxin — protein MPQYSLLTDDHISSKSAIRAIAADPECGEPLKRELDGLRKYRVRRFRIVYGVDQKRRIIRLMAVGHRRSVYEELTDRLRRRLQE, from the coding sequence ATGCCGCAGTATTCTCTACTGACGGACGACCACATCTCCTCCAAGTCAGCCATTCGTGCCATTGCAGCTGATCCCGAATGTGGAGAGCCGCTCAAACGTGAGCTGGACGGACTACGGAAATATCGCGTTCGCCGGTTTCGCATCGTCTATGGCGTTGATCAGAAGAGACGAATCATTCGCCTGATGGCCGTGGGTCACCGTCGATCTGTGTATGAAGAGCTGACGGATCGGCTTCGCCGAAGGCTCCAAGAATAG
- a CDS encoding type II toxin-antitoxin system RelE/ParE family toxin: protein MPYEVVFPSERIEHSFQKALEKIPTDYRASIVAAIRSLTANPRPEGKRTKQLAGQLIVSQFTAQYRLRIGPYRLLYDVDDSRRKVILLKLAKRDEHTYS from the coding sequence TTGCCCTACGAAGTCGTGTTTCCTAGTGAACGGATTGAGCACTCCTTTCAGAAGGCACTGGAGAAGATCCCCACCGATTACCGGGCATCCATCGTCGCCGCCATTCGGTCGCTCACTGCCAATCCGAGGCCCGAGGGGAAACGGACAAAACAACTCGCTGGCCAGCTCATCGTGTCCCAATTCACCGCACAATATCGCCTCCGCATCGGTCCCTATCGCCTGCTGTACGATGTGGACGACTCACGCCGGAAGGTCATTCTTCTGAAACTCGCCAAGAGAGACGAGCACACCTACAGCTGA
- a CDS encoding PilZ domain-containing protein: MRGDDHTDKKELRTSPRIPLDCRLFFSSTDLVEADATLLDLSSTGCAAESETTVRTDMSLDLWIFSPNYNWRMHINYAVVRWVRGQVFGVEFLNLRPVQRKRLRQLVEKFRVQ, from the coding sequence ATGCGCGGTGATGATCACACCGACAAAAAAGAATTACGAACCTCTCCTCGTATTCCATTGGACTGCCGCCTCTTCTTTTCAAGCACCGACCTGGTAGAGGCTGATGCGACACTCCTCGACCTGTCCAGCACTGGATGTGCAGCCGAGTCCGAGACCACCGTCCGGACAGACATGAGCCTCGACCTATGGATCTTCTCCCCAAACTATAACTGGCGCATGCACATTAACTATGCTGTCGTTCGGTGGGTCCGAGGACAGGTGTTCGGCGTGGAGTTCCTAAATCTGCGGCCAGTCCAGCGGAAACGGCTGCGCCAGCTGGTCGAGAAATTCAGAGTGCAGTAA
- the recA gene encoding recombinase RecA produces MSEKDDKKRALDLALSQIEKQYGKGAIMKLGTEEKVDVPAISTGSLGLDIALGVGGLPRGRVIEIFGPEASGKTTMTLHCIAEVQKTGGVAAFIDAEHALDVTYAKKLGVQADDLLVSQPDTGEQALEIAETLVRSGAIDLIVVDSVAALTPRAEIEGEMGDAHMGLQARLMSQALRKLTAAIAKSLTTVIFINQIRMKLGVMFGNPETTTGGNALKFYSSVRLDIRRIESIKEGQEVMGSRVRVKVVKNKMAPPFRQAEFDIMFAEGISKTGELVDMGVEKKLIDKSGAWYSYKGERIGQGRDAVRDFMKSNTAMAHEVEMNLRELAGVPARGEKKADVKDDKKDDKKDDKKDEKKDEKVAARGDERRANR; encoded by the coding sequence ATGTCTGAAAAAGACGACAAGAAGCGCGCGCTCGACTTAGCCCTGTCCCAAATTGAGAAGCAGTATGGGAAGGGCGCCATCATGAAGCTGGGGACTGAGGAGAAAGTCGACGTACCGGCGATTTCCACTGGCTCGCTGGGACTCGACATCGCCCTCGGGGTCGGTGGGCTTCCACGAGGACGAGTGATTGAGATCTTTGGTCCGGAGGCGTCGGGCAAGACAACGATGACGCTGCATTGTATCGCTGAGGTGCAAAAAACGGGAGGTGTGGCCGCATTCATCGATGCCGAGCATGCGTTGGATGTGACCTATGCCAAGAAGCTGGGTGTGCAGGCTGATGATCTGCTGGTTTCGCAACCGGATACGGGTGAGCAGGCCTTGGAGATCGCCGAAACCTTGGTGCGAAGTGGCGCGATTGATTTGATTGTGGTCGATTCGGTCGCGGCGTTGACGCCTCGTGCAGAAATCGAAGGCGAAATGGGCGATGCCCATATGGGGCTTCAGGCACGGCTCATGTCACAGGCATTGAGGAAACTTACGGCGGCGATTGCGAAGTCGCTGACGACGGTGATCTTCATCAACCAAATTCGCATGAAGCTGGGCGTCATGTTCGGGAATCCAGAAACGACTACCGGCGGCAACGCACTCAAATTCTATTCATCCGTTCGCTTGGATATCCGCCGAATCGAATCCATCAAAGAAGGCCAGGAGGTGATGGGTAGCCGCGTTCGTGTCAAAGTGGTGAAAAATAAGATGGCGCCGCCGTTCCGCCAAGCAGAGTTCGATATCATGTTTGCTGAAGGGATTTCCAAGACCGGCGAACTGGTCGACATGGGGGTCGAGAAAAAGCTCATCGATAAGTCCGGTGCTTGGTATTCCTATAAGGGAGAACGGATTGGTCAGGGCCGTGATGCTGTGCGAGATTTCATGAAGAGTAATACGGCGATGGCTCATGAAGTCGAAATGAATCTGCGTGAACTGGCTGGGGTACCCGCGCGCGGCGAGAAAAAAGCAGACGTCAAAGACGACAAGAAGGACGACAAGAAGGACGACAAGAAGGACGAGAAGAAGGACGAGAAGGTGGCAGCACGCGGTGATGAAAGGCGGGCGAATCGATAA
- a CDS encoding RecX family transcriptional regulator yields the protein MKGGRIDKPRSIRPRIRARVTSVDDVARLAVGFLARRDRTVAQVQQFLISHGVSLLLAKQTIRRLSNLHYLNDSAYAQRWVERRLVSRPMGPARIKVELQAKGIAETVADRVITDVFHDVGEERMARRALNARQRHGSRLTPAQSVRLLRQRGFDEETIDRIVMVACDSDEGMDA from the coding sequence ATGAAAGGCGGGCGAATCGATAAACCCCGGAGCATACGTCCTCGTATCAGAGCACGCGTGACGTCCGTGGATGATGTGGCTCGGCTTGCCGTTGGCTTTCTTGCGCGGAGGGATCGTACCGTTGCGCAAGTCCAGCAGTTTCTGATCTCGCACGGCGTGTCCTTGCTTCTGGCCAAGCAGACCATTCGTCGATTGTCCAATCTCCACTATCTCAACGATTCCGCCTATGCCCAGCGATGGGTGGAACGGAGGTTGGTCTCTCGGCCGATGGGACCAGCGCGGATCAAGGTGGAGTTGCAGGCCAAGGGAATCGCCGAAACGGTGGCGGACCGAGTGATTACCGACGTGTTTCATGATGTGGGGGAAGAACGAATGGCTCGTCGAGCGCTGAACGCCAGGCAGCGCCATGGCAGCCGGTTGACACCGGCGCAATCGGTGCGTCTCCTACGTCAGCGGGGTTTCGACGAAGAGACGATTGATCGTATTGTGATGGTCGCTTGCGATAGCGATGAAGGAATGGACGCATGA
- the alaS gene encoding alanine--tRNA ligase, translated as MTQTAQELRQSFIRYFEQHGHQAVPSSALIPQADPTLLFTNAGMNQFKRVFLGEEPRPYTRAVSVQKCLRAGGKHNDLENVGYTRRHHTFFEMLGNFSFGDYFKDDAIRFGWEFLTQTVGLQKDRMWVTIFREDDDAEKLWKKIGVSPSRIVRCDEKDNFWQMADTGPCGPCSELHFDQGPSVPGDDRPNGEGDRVIEIWNLVFMQYNRDASGTLHPLPKPSIDTGMGLERLVAVAQGVSSNYDSDLFTPLLAAIAGRAGIEYGKQDSSNRSMRVIADHLRAITFLMTDGILPSNEGRGYVLRRILRRAARHGRLLGIVEPFLHELGATVVDQMAATYSEVRAASGTIVEATKGEEERFIATLDQGLPILNDMIERAKAARQTVLAGDDVFKLYDTYGFPMDLITEACREQAMMVDEPGFNAAIDEQRTRARKTGGFEQETARPAVAELAKRIGATTFVGYEHLESDGVLRAILKGEQLVKEAVEGETVELALDLTPFYAEGGGQVGDQGILTGPEGVVDIKETTRPAPTVILHKGTVRKGCIREGERLHMTVHASTRLDAARNHTATHLVHAALRDLLGPHVKQYGSLVGPNRLRFDFAHFRPLSSRDIDDIESTVNEEIRKNETVRTQVMSIQEAVANGALAFFGDKYGEQVRVVTVESFSKELCGGTHCRQTGDIGLFRIVSEGGVAAGVRRIEAQTGTGAYVLMKKLEADVRELSDLLKAGQSELVAKTRKLMTQLKDKERELDELKLKMASGAAIASTARTVAGVAVHVQRTDGLDGNGMRALADQLRDKMKSGVIALGAATGGDKVSLLVVVTKDLIGTIKAGELIKALATEVGGTGGGRPEMAQAGGKDPAKLDAALEKVFSLVETTLQR; from the coding sequence ATGACTCAGACTGCGCAGGAACTTAGGCAATCGTTCATCCGGTATTTTGAACAGCACGGCCATCAGGCCGTGCCCAGCTCGGCCTTGATTCCACAGGCAGACCCGACGCTGCTCTTTACCAACGCGGGGATGAATCAATTCAAGCGGGTCTTCCTTGGAGAGGAACCTCGTCCCTATACCCGAGCTGTGTCTGTGCAAAAGTGCCTGCGCGCCGGCGGCAAACACAACGATCTTGAAAACGTGGGGTACACCAGGCGGCACCACACGTTCTTTGAGATGCTCGGCAACTTTTCGTTCGGCGATTATTTCAAAGATGATGCCATCCGATTTGGATGGGAGTTTCTGACGCAGACGGTTGGGCTGCAGAAAGATCGGATGTGGGTGACGATCTTTCGCGAGGACGACGATGCGGAGAAGCTCTGGAAGAAGATCGGCGTCTCGCCGTCGCGCATTGTTCGGTGCGATGAAAAGGACAACTTCTGGCAGATGGCCGATACCGGTCCCTGCGGCCCCTGCTCGGAACTTCACTTCGACCAGGGTCCGTCCGTACCAGGCGACGACCGGCCGAACGGTGAGGGAGACCGGGTGATCGAGATCTGGAATCTCGTCTTCATGCAGTACAACCGTGACGCCTCCGGCACCCTTCATCCGCTGCCAAAACCAAGTATCGATACTGGGATGGGGCTTGAGCGGTTAGTCGCCGTGGCCCAGGGTGTCTCGAGTAATTACGACAGCGACCTCTTTACGCCGCTGCTTGCGGCGATCGCCGGACGGGCCGGCATCGAGTATGGCAAGCAGGACTCCTCGAACCGTTCGATGCGTGTGATCGCGGACCATTTGCGCGCCATTACGTTTTTGATGACGGATGGCATCCTGCCGTCGAACGAAGGGCGCGGGTATGTGTTGCGGCGGATCCTGCGCCGCGCGGCCCGTCATGGCCGGCTGCTCGGTATTGTCGAGCCCTTTCTGCACGAACTCGGTGCGACTGTCGTGGACCAGATGGCCGCCACTTACTCGGAAGTGCGCGCGGCATCCGGCACGATCGTCGAAGCGACGAAAGGCGAAGAGGAGCGGTTTATCGCGACGCTCGACCAGGGCTTGCCGATTTTGAACGACATGATCGAGCGGGCGAAGGCAGCGAGACAAACGGTGTTGGCAGGGGACGATGTCTTCAAACTCTATGACACCTACGGGTTCCCTATGGACTTGATCACCGAGGCCTGCCGGGAACAGGCCATGATGGTCGATGAACCTGGTTTTAATGCGGCAATCGACGAGCAGCGGACTCGTGCGCGCAAGACCGGTGGATTCGAACAGGAAACGGCCAGGCCGGCTGTCGCGGAGCTGGCCAAGCGGATCGGGGCGACGACTTTCGTCGGCTATGAGCATCTGGAAAGCGACGGCGTCTTGCGAGCGATTCTGAAAGGCGAGCAACTGGTGAAGGAAGCCGTCGAAGGGGAGACGGTCGAGCTGGCGCTGGATCTCACGCCCTTCTATGCCGAAGGCGGTGGGCAGGTCGGAGATCAGGGAATCTTGACGGGTCCTGAAGGGGTGGTCGATATCAAGGAGACGACGAGGCCGGCGCCGACGGTCATCTTGCACAAGGGAACGGTTCGCAAGGGGTGTATCCGAGAAGGTGAGCGCCTGCATATGACGGTGCATGCGTCCACGCGTCTGGATGCCGCGCGCAATCATACGGCGACGCATCTCGTCCATGCGGCTCTGCGTGATTTACTGGGGCCGCATGTGAAGCAGTATGGATCGCTGGTCGGACCCAACCGTCTTCGGTTTGACTTTGCCCATTTTCGACCGCTGTCGTCCCGCGACATCGACGACATTGAATCGACGGTGAATGAAGAAATTCGCAAGAACGAGACGGTGCGCACTCAGGTGATGAGTATTCAGGAGGCTGTGGCGAACGGCGCCCTGGCGTTCTTTGGCGACAAGTACGGTGAACAGGTCCGCGTGGTGACTGTGGAGTCGTTCAGCAAAGAACTGTGCGGCGGTACCCATTGCCGACAGACAGGTGACATCGGACTCTTCCGCATTGTTTCAGAAGGGGGCGTGGCGGCTGGTGTGCGCCGGATCGAAGCGCAGACGGGCACCGGTGCGTATGTCCTCATGAAGAAACTGGAAGCCGATGTTCGCGAGTTATCGGATCTGTTGAAGGCGGGGCAGTCCGAGCTGGTTGCTAAGACCCGCAAGCTGATGACACAGCTGAAGGACAAGGAGCGGGAACTGGATGAGTTGAAATTGAAAATGGCCAGCGGCGCCGCGATCGCCTCGACTGCCAGGACAGTCGCCGGGGTGGCGGTGCACGTGCAGCGGACGGATGGTCTGGATGGGAATGGTATGCGCGCGTTGGCGGATCAGCTCCGGGACAAGATGAAAAGTGGTGTCATCGCACTGGGCGCAGCGACCGGCGGTGACAAGGTCTCGTTGCTGGTTGTGGTGACGAAAGACTTGATTGGGACGATCAAAGCCGGTGAGCTCATCAAGGCTCTGGCCACCGAGGTGGGTGGAACCGGAGGCGGTAGGCCAGAAATGGCTCAGGCCGGGGGAAAGGATCCGGCCAAGCTCGACGCGGCGTTGGAAAAGGTTTTTAGCCTGGTTGAAACCACTCTCCAGCGGTAG
- the ruvX gene encoding Holliday junction resolvase RuvX, whose translation MPSRILALDYGTKRIGVALSDELGWTAQPLETIERRTLVRDLAHIEQLVQEHEVKEVLIGLPLRLNGEEGPAVQAVHEFIAHLGEALSVSIVTWDERMTTRSAEDLLIAADVSRRKRKGVIDRVAAAILLQSYLESHTPAKTHDGQTSAEEIVEEWGESLQDSSAYDASSHPHRGPRDRRTHRIGRVPDDSMG comes from the coding sequence ATGCCTAGTCGAATTCTTGCGCTCGATTACGGTACCAAACGAATCGGCGTCGCGCTCAGTGACGAATTAGGCTGGACGGCACAGCCATTAGAGACGATTGAGCGTCGGACGCTCGTGCGTGATCTCGCCCACATCGAACAGTTGGTGCAGGAACATGAGGTCAAGGAAGTCTTGATTGGGCTGCCGTTGCGGCTCAATGGTGAAGAAGGGCCGGCGGTGCAAGCGGTTCACGAGTTCATCGCCCATTTAGGAGAGGCCCTTTCGGTTTCGATCGTGACGTGGGACGAACGGATGACGACGAGGTCAGCGGAGGACCTCTTGATTGCCGCCGATGTCAGTCGCAGGAAGCGCAAAGGAGTGATCGATCGTGTGGCTGCCGCCATTTTGCTGCAGAGTTACCTTGAGTCTCACACTCCAGCGAAGACTCACGACGGTCAGACCTCTGCGGAGGAGATCGTAGAAGAGTGGGGGGAGTCTCTCCAGGATAGTTCAGCCTATGACGCTTCGTCTCATCCTCATCGTGGTCCTCGTGATCGTCGTACTCACCGGATTGGCCGGGTACCAGATGATTCGATGGGCTGA
- the mltG gene encoding endolytic transglycosylase MltG, whose protein sequence is MTLRLILIVVLVIVVLTGLAGYQMIRWAEAPVVSNSDRAPQKVVVIPEGATFQQAATVLEREQLIRSRSAFLLLGKAQDADRKIHPGEYELNAAMAPADILSKLVLGRVVLHPVMIPEGYTFNQIADVLAEHRITDRAEFIRLATDKSFLKTLGISAETVEGYLYPDTYRLTRPTTAKEVMRVMVGQLAQVMTQEWQARAKDIHLTAHEVLTLASVIEKETGASEERPHISSVFHNRLKKRIPLQSDPTVIYGLPNFDGNLHKKDLSHPSPYNTYRWAGLPPGPIANPGAQSIRAALYPVPSAYLYFVSKNDGTHQFSATLVEHNRAVEKYQKRPFRRGNRSQTLMSPDGRQTHDEEGVS, encoded by the coding sequence ATGACGCTTCGTCTCATCCTCATCGTGGTCCTCGTGATCGTCGTACTCACCGGATTGGCCGGGTACCAGATGATTCGATGGGCTGAGGCGCCGGTCGTGTCCAATTCGGATCGCGCTCCACAGAAAGTTGTGGTCATTCCCGAAGGCGCGACGTTTCAACAAGCTGCGACTGTGCTTGAGCGGGAGCAGCTGATCAGGAGCCGTTCCGCGTTTCTGTTGCTGGGGAAGGCCCAAGACGCTGACCGAAAAATTCATCCTGGAGAATATGAGCTCAATGCAGCCATGGCTCCGGCGGACATCCTTTCGAAGCTGGTCCTTGGCCGAGTGGTCCTTCATCCCGTCATGATTCCCGAAGGCTATACATTCAATCAAATCGCCGATGTGCTCGCTGAGCATCGGATTACGGACCGTGCGGAGTTCATCAGGCTGGCCACTGACAAGTCCTTTCTGAAGACTCTTGGGATCTCAGCTGAAACGGTAGAAGGGTATCTCTATCCCGATACGTATCGATTGACTCGTCCGACAACCGCCAAAGAGGTCATGCGAGTCATGGTTGGCCAGCTTGCTCAGGTGATGACCCAAGAATGGCAGGCACGGGCCAAAGACATTCACTTGACGGCCCATGAAGTGTTGACCTTGGCGTCAGTGATCGAAAAAGAAACTGGTGCGAGTGAAGAACGCCCTCACATCTCGTCCGTGTTTCATAACCGACTAAAGAAACGCATTCCGCTGCAGAGCGATCCAACCGTCATCTACGGCTTGCCAAATTTCGATGGAAACCTTCACAAAAAAGATTTGTCCCACCCCAGTCCGTACAATACGTATCGGTGGGCCGGTTTGCCCCCCGGGCCGATTGCCAATCCTGGGGCACAGTCGATCCGTGCCGCCCTGTATCCCGTGCCTTCCGCGTATCTCTATTTCGTCTCGAAGAACGACGGAACGCATCAGTTTTCCGCGACACTCGTGGAACATAACAGAGCGGTGGAAAAGTACCAGAAGCGCCCCTTCCGGCGAGGCAATCGTTCGCAGACCTTGATGTCTCCCGATGGCAGACAGACACACGACGAAGAAGGAGTTTCGTAA
- the deoC gene encoding deoxyribose-phosphate aldolase, translating to MPGWNLSVLIDHTILRPDATKVEVLQLCQEAKAKRFTVIFVPPCYIDEAVAAVAGTSIRVGIPIGFPLGWHSIQTKVAEAVDAVAHGAQVLDMVLNVSRLKSGDHDYVRTDIAEVVQATPNVEHKVILETCYLTQQEKRSACNLVIEAGADYVKTSTGFGAAGATVEDVRLLKETVAGRVKVKASGGIRDWKTTLAMLEAGADRIGTSASLKILDEWWMAIYKRT from the coding sequence ATGCCAGGATGGAATCTCTCGGTGCTGATCGACCATACGATCTTGAGGCCAGACGCGACGAAAGTCGAGGTGCTTCAGTTATGCCAAGAGGCGAAGGCGAAAAGGTTCACGGTGATTTTTGTTCCACCCTGCTACATTGATGAGGCGGTGGCGGCGGTGGCTGGCACCAGCATTCGCGTCGGCATCCCCATCGGCTTTCCATTAGGATGGCATAGCATACAGACGAAAGTGGCTGAAGCGGTTGACGCAGTGGCTCACGGCGCGCAGGTTTTGGACATGGTCCTGAATGTCAGCCGACTAAAATCAGGCGATCACGACTATGTGCGGACGGATATCGCAGAGGTCGTGCAAGCGACCCCGAACGTCGAGCACAAAGTCATCCTCGAAACGTGCTATTTGACGCAGCAGGAGAAACGGTCGGCGTGCAATTTAGTCATCGAAGCCGGTGCGGATTATGTGAAGACCTCGACCGGATTTGGGGCCGCTGGCGCAACGGTGGAGGATGTCCGACTCCTGAAAGAGACTGTCGCAGGACGGGTGAAGGTGAAGGCATCGGGTGGCATTCGCGATTGGAAGACCACGCTGGCGATGCTCGAGGCCGGAGCTGATAGAATCGGAACCAGTGCCAGTCTCAAAATCCTCGACGAGTGGTGGATGGCCATCTACAAACGCACATAG
- a CDS encoding phosphopentomutase, which yields MIKRVILLIIDGLGVGALPDAVDYGDADANTLMHLAETVDGLSVPNLEMLGLGQITPIKGVRTMVQPNGSFGRLGFASPGKDSVVGYWEVSGVIQKEAAKVCSSGVPTKVVDVVEQLLGRKSIGRGLSPMGVMLRRHSMEHMATGAPILWTDGWNTCCIAMHESLMAPVEFQQRCREIRKAVKDAGMLIRVVGQPVSGGHDVLRPQVGRKDYVSEPPGVTMLDVLSRSGQIAMGVGKVYDLFSGRGFTKALSVASAMVAVDEVIGMLNKMPRGLICASLDLLSEDAGQSATALQECDRRLPDLFEKLRLGDMVIVTGDHGRDFSLPGRTSTREYVPVFVTGPKLAQGVDLGSRSTAADVGQTIVEALQAERLPIGESFLDALRLG from the coding sequence ATGATCAAACGAGTCATTCTTCTCATCATCGATGGGTTGGGAGTCGGGGCGTTACCCGATGCGGTCGACTATGGCGATGCTGATGCAAACACCCTCATGCATCTGGCTGAGACGGTCGACGGCCTGAGTGTGCCCAATTTGGAGATGCTGGGTCTAGGGCAGATTACTCCGATCAAGGGCGTACGGACCATGGTCCAGCCGAACGGATCTTTTGGCCGACTGGGATTTGCTTCGCCGGGTAAAGATTCGGTTGTCGGATACTGGGAAGTCAGTGGGGTGATTCAGAAAGAAGCCGCGAAGGTCTGCAGCTCTGGCGTCCCGACCAAGGTCGTTGATGTCGTGGAACAGCTCTTAGGCAGAAAGTCGATCGGCCGAGGTCTCTCGCCCATGGGGGTGATGCTCCGCCGACATAGTATGGAGCATATGGCGACCGGAGCGCCTATTCTATGGACGGACGGATGGAATACGTGTTGTATTGCCATGCATGAATCACTCATGGCCCCGGTGGAATTCCAACAGCGATGTCGCGAGATTCGGAAAGCGGTGAAGGATGCGGGGATGCTCATCCGTGTCGTCGGGCAGCCGGTCAGCGGTGGGCATGATGTGCTTCGGCCTCAAGTTGGGCGCAAGGACTATGTGAGCGAACCGCCGGGTGTGACGATGTTGGATGTCTTGAGCCGCTCCGGCCAGATCGCGATGGGGGTCGGAAAGGTCTATGACCTCTTCAGCGGGCGCGGGTTTACCAAGGCCCTCTCGGTAGCCTCGGCGATGGTGGCGGTGGATGAAGTGATCGGCATGTTGAATAAGATGCCTCGCGGTCTCATCTGTGCCAGTCTGGATCTGCTGTCGGAAGATGCTGGACAGTCGGCCACTGCCCTGCAAGAATGTGATCGCCGCCTGCCAGATTTGTTCGAGAAGTTGCGCCTCGGCGATATGGTGATCGTAACGGGTGATCATGGACGAGATTTCTCATTACCGGGACGGACCTCCACTCGAGAGTATGTGCCGGTCTTCGTGACCGGCCCCAAGTTGGCCCAAGGCGTCGATTTGGGAAGTCGATCAACCGCCGCCGATGTGGGGCAGACCATTGTGGAGGCGCTTCAAGCCGAACGATTGCCGATTGGTGAGAGTTTCTTGGATGCGCTCAGACTAGGGTAA
- a CDS encoding RidA family protein: MSYEQKLTQLGLALPAPPKPVANYVPVVRTGDLLFLSGVLPSRDGQLIMTGKLGQNLSIEQGMEAARVAVLNGLSIIQQEAGSLDRVKRIVKMVGHIASAPGFTDQPQVLNGASDLLVSLFGDAGRHARVAVGAAELPRQAPVEIELIVELTR; encoded by the coding sequence ATGTCGTATGAACAGAAGTTAACACAGCTGGGTCTTGCATTGCCGGCTCCTCCAAAGCCCGTTGCGAACTATGTGCCGGTCGTTAGGACGGGTGACTTGTTGTTTCTCTCCGGTGTGTTACCCTCGCGAGATGGCCAACTCATCATGACGGGCAAACTTGGACAGAATTTGTCCATCGAGCAAGGGATGGAAGCGGCACGAGTGGCGGTGTTGAATGGGTTAAGTATCATTCAACAGGAAGCCGGTTCTCTCGATCGGGTGAAGCGGATCGTGAAAATGGTCGGCCATATCGCCTCTGCACCTGGGTTTACGGATCAACCGCAAGTGCTTAACGGCGCATCAGATTTGCTCGTGTCACTATTCGGAGACGCAGGCCGGCATGCTCGTGTTGCCGTCGGTGCCGCTGAACTTCCCCGCCAGGCTCCCGTGGAAATTGAATTGATCGTGGAACTTACCAGGTAG